One segment of Desulfovibrio sp. X2 DNA contains the following:
- a CDS encoding redoxin domain-containing protein, with product MNRLLRAFFGPVCLLALCLCCLAAGPAAAQATGHVNKEEIYDPGHLKPTDSTLKVHVGEPAPDFTLPSIMGGTVSLSQFRGRKIVVISFVPAAFTPVCSAQWPAYNLGREEIEKRGAVIIGISSDNVPSLFAWTREMGGVWFPVGSDFHPQGATAAKYGVLRSNGTADRAEIIVDKKGIIRSIEVYDINARPKLEKLLERLDAIK from the coding sequence ATGAATCGACTGCTGCGCGCGTTTTTCGGCCCCGTGTGCCTCCTGGCCCTGTGCCTGTGCTGTCTTGCCGCCGGGCCCGCCGCGGCCCAGGCGACGGGCCACGTGAACAAGGAAGAGATCTACGACCCCGGCCACCTCAAGCCCACGGACAGCACCCTCAAGGTGCACGTGGGCGAGCCGGCGCCGGACTTCACCCTGCCCTCGATCATGGGCGGCACGGTCAGCCTCTCGCAGTTCAGGGGCCGCAAGATCGTGGTCATCTCCTTCGTGCCCGCGGCCTTCACGCCGGTCTGCTCGGCGCAGTGGCCCGCCTACAACCTGGGGCGCGAGGAGATCGAGAAGCGCGGCGCCGTGATCATCGGCATCAGCTCGGACAACGTGCCCTCGCTCTTCGCCTGGACCAGGGAGATGGGCGGGGTCTGGTTCCCCGTGGGCTCGGACTTCCACCCCCAGGGCGCCACGGCCGCGAAGTACGGCGTGCTGCGCAGCAACGGCACGGCCGATCGCGCCGAGATCATCGTGGACAAGAAGGGCATCATCCGCTCCATCGAGGTCTACGACATCAACGCCCGGCCGAAGCTGGAGAAGCTGCTCGAACGGCTGGACGCGATCAAGTAG
- a CDS encoding thiamine pyrophosphate-dependent enzyme, with amino-acid sequence MVTTDDYGEFETAWCPGCGNFSILKAMKKALAGLGLAPHQVCLVSGIGQAAKAPHYLRCNAFNGLHGRALPPAQAIKMANPKLTVIAESGDGCSYGEGGNHFLAAVRRNMDITLVAHDNQIYGLTKGQASPTSLLGMKTKAQPFGAPSMPFNPVGVAVAMRAGFVARGFAGEIDHLAGLIEAAVRHPGFSLVDVFQPCVSFNKLNTYAWYKERVRKLDEEHDPTDWQAAMNKAFEMGETIPIGVLWRNDEIEPFASRLPTMRGEPLATRVPDLQTLDKVMHSYG; translated from the coding sequence ATGGTCACGACAGACGATTACGGCGAGTTCGAGACCGCGTGGTGCCCGGGCTGCGGCAACTTCTCCATCCTCAAGGCGATGAAGAAGGCGCTCGCGGGGCTCGGGCTGGCCCCGCACCAGGTCTGCCTGGTCTCGGGCATCGGCCAGGCGGCCAAGGCCCCGCACTACCTGCGCTGCAACGCTTTCAACGGCCTGCACGGCCGCGCCCTGCCGCCTGCCCAGGCCATCAAGATGGCCAACCCGAAGCTCACGGTCATCGCCGAGTCAGGCGACGGCTGCTCCTACGGCGAGGGCGGCAACCACTTCCTGGCCGCCGTGCGCCGCAACATGGACATCACCCTGGTGGCCCACGACAACCAGATCTACGGCCTGACCAAGGGCCAGGCCAGCCCCACGAGCCTTTTGGGCATGAAGACCAAGGCCCAGCCCTTCGGCGCGCCCTCCATGCCCTTCAATCCCGTGGGCGTGGCCGTGGCCATGCGCGCGGGCTTCGTGGCGCGGGGCTTCGCGGGCGAGATCGACCATCTCGCCGGGCTCATAGAGGCCGCCGTGCGCCATCCGGGCTTCTCCCTGGTGGACGTGTTCCAGCCCTGCGTCTCCTTCAACAAGCTGAACACCTACGCCTGGTACAAGGAGCGGGTGCGGAAGCTCGACGAGGAGCACGACCCCACGGACTGGCAGGCCGCCATGAACAAGGCCTTCGAGATGGGCGAGACCATTCCCATCGGCGTGCTCTGGCGCAACGACGAGATCGAGCCCTTCGCCTCCAGGCTGCCGACCATGCGGGGCGAGCCTCTGGCCACGCGCGTTCCCGATCTTCAAACCCTCGACAAGGTGATGCACTCCTATGGCTAG
- a CDS encoding peroxiredoxin has protein sequence MARRLPAIPAFLALTLLSVLCAAPALALPPAGSPLPEMAIAEPQGPGAAAYLGIPADAKTFHIEDVHSPYVLVQLFNAYCPHCQAEAPDLEKLFLEVSRGALRDRLKILAVGMGNTPFEVKLFRDKYKLTLPMSTDADYAVHKCMGEPGTPSYVLVRNPRKKGEKPVVVFEQEGRFDDEAQFLKTLRAAMDADK, from the coding sequence ATGGCTAGACGACTCCCCGCCATCCCCGCGTTCCTCGCCCTCACGCTCCTGTCCGTCCTGTGCGCCGCGCCTGCCCTGGCCCTGCCCCCGGCGGGCAGCCCCCTGCCGGAGATGGCCATCGCCGAGCCCCAGGGGCCGGGCGCGGCCGCCTACCTCGGCATTCCGGCCGACGCCAAGACGTTCCACATCGAGGACGTGCACTCCCCCTACGTGCTGGTGCAGCTCTTCAACGCCTACTGCCCGCACTGCCAGGCCGAGGCGCCGGACCTCGAGAAGCTGTTCCTCGAGGTCAGCCGCGGGGCGCTGCGCGACAGGCTCAAGATCCTGGCCGTGGGCATGGGCAACACGCCCTTCGAGGTCAAGCTCTTCCGCGACAAGTACAAGCTGACCCTGCCCATGAGCACGGACGCCGACTACGCCGTGCACAAGTGCATGGGCGAGCCGGGCACGCCGTCCTATGTGCTGGTGCGCAATCCGCGCAAGAAGGGCGAGAAGCCGGTGGTGGTCTTCGAGCAGGAAGGGCGCTTCGACGACGAGGCGCAGTTCCTGAAGACGCTGCGCGCCGCGATGGACGCCGACAAGTGA
- a CDS encoding PilZ domain-containing protein: MDTTTGILVFTEHPQSGSILAAVLRKLGFSRIFVSASPTEAVKTLATGGTGLVVVDHAPGSSQSVWLIKALRDAERFRALPLLILAEPGEKGLTAFAAKDPHCVFVAKPLAAKAFAAGVVELLSGRPGEQRTAAPRQAAAAPAGMPGSAKGGPAGSPTGSIDGLDPAHAGVADIARLIQEERPADAAALAEAMLEKDGPRPEICLGLALARQILGDAAAAMAAVHMVTPADADAPAPAAEKPESDRKLHGVWSTLPPAERRQKAFEHFTPTHDKRSAFRLFVPDWGLGIAGQAARLQVVDLSFGGICFEAPRPPLERGATLTADVYQGQEKVLGGVSLTVLRVESEVVGCKFGELDRRQETLLNQKLREEQTKGAPATSDTDRTGKGEKKVIKLSF; encoded by the coding sequence ATGGACACCACGACCGGCATCCTCGTCTTCACCGAGCACCCGCAGTCCGGCTCCATCCTCGCCGCCGTCCTGCGCAAGCTCGGCTTCTCCCGCATCTTCGTCTCCGCCTCCCCCACGGAGGCCGTGAAGACCCTGGCCACCGGAGGCACGGGGCTCGTGGTCGTGGACCACGCCCCGGGCTCCTCGCAGTCCGTGTGGCTGATAAAGGCCCTGCGCGACGCGGAGCGTTTCCGTGCCCTGCCCCTGCTGATCCTGGCCGAGCCCGGCGAAAAGGGCCTGACCGCCTTCGCGGCCAAGGACCCGCACTGCGTCTTCGTGGCCAAGCCCCTGGCGGCCAAGGCCTTTGCCGCGGGCGTGGTCGAGCTTCTGTCCGGCCGCCCGGGCGAGCAGCGCACGGCAGCGCCGCGCCAGGCCGCCGCGGCACCGGCCGGGATGCCCGGCAGCGCGAAGGGCGGCCCGGCAGGCAGCCCAACAGGCAGCATTGACGGGCTGGACCCGGCGCACGCGGGCGTGGCCGACATCGCCCGGCTCATCCAGGAGGAGCGCCCTGCGGACGCCGCCGCCCTGGCCGAGGCCATGCTCGAGAAGGACGGCCCGCGGCCCGAGATATGCCTCGGTCTGGCCCTGGCCCGGCAGATACTGGGCGACGCCGCAGCGGCCATGGCCGCCGTGCACATGGTCACCCCGGCGGATGCCGACGCCCCCGCGCCCGCGGCCGAAAAACCGGAGTCCGACAGGAAGCTGCACGGCGTCTGGTCCACCCTGCCCCCGGCTGAACGGCGGCAGAAGGCCTTCGAGCATTTCACGCCCACGCACGACAAGCGCAGCGCCTTCCGCCTCTTCGTCCCGGACTGGGGGCTCGGCATCGCGGGACAGGCCGCGCGGCTGCAGGTGGTGGACCTGTCCTTCGGCGGCATCTGCTTCGAGGCCCCGCGTCCGCCGCTGGAACGCGGCGCGACGCTCACGGCGGACGTCTACCAGGGCCAGGAGAAGGTCCTCGGCGGCGTGTCGCTCACGGTGCTGCGCGTGGAATCCGAGGTCGTAGGCTGCAAATTCGGGGAACTGGACCGGCGCCAGGAGACCCTCCTCAACCAGAAGCTGCGCGAGGAGCAGACCAAGGGCGCCCCCGCGACCAGCGATACGGACAGGACGGGCAAGGGCGAGAAGAAGGTCATCAAGCTTTCGTTCTAG
- a CDS encoding ferritin, with protein MLHKDIEKAINDQIKWEFWSGYLYLSMSSWFASKGLAGFAGWMKNQSGEELFHAMKMFDYVNERGGHAVLQTVDAPPSEWKSVLDALKTGLAHEGEVTARINALVDTAVKHKDHATSNFLQWFVAEQVEEEASFSDVVNKLELVGDGSALYMLDKELATRVFTWPAAADTQA; from the coding sequence ATGCTGCACAAGGACATCGAAAAGGCCATCAACGATCAGATCAAGTGGGAGTTCTGGTCCGGCTACCTCTACCTCTCCATGAGTTCGTGGTTCGCCTCCAAGGGGCTCGCGGGCTTCGCGGGCTGGATGAAGAACCAGAGCGGCGAGGAGTTGTTCCACGCCATGAAGATGTTCGACTATGTCAATGAGCGCGGCGGCCATGCCGTGCTGCAGACGGTCGATGCGCCGCCTTCCGAATGGAAGTCCGTGCTGGACGCCCTGAAGACCGGCCTCGCGCACGAGGGCGAGGTCACGGCGCGCATCAACGCCCTGGTGGACACGGCCGTGAAGCACAAGGACCACGCCACGAGCAATTTCCTGCAGTGGTTCGTGGCCGAGCAGGTGGAGGAGGAGGCGAGCTTTTCCGACGTGGTCAACAAGCTCGAGCTGGTGGGCGACGGAAGCGCCCTCTACATGCTCGACAAGGAGCTGGCCACCCGGGTCTTCACCTGGCCTGCCGCGGCGGACACTCAGGCCTGA
- the tkt gene encoding transketolase, which produces MDTTALVNVVKGLVMDAPRKANSGHSGGAMSSADYAVILFSEFLKYNPDDPTWADRDRFVLSAGHESALLYSLLHLAGFLPMEELKNFRQFGSKTPGHPECDLTPGVEATTGPLGQGFAMAVGMAAAEAHQRAVLGEDVCNHYVYALASDGDMQEPISFGASSLAAVWGLGHLIVYFDANSAQLAGPTSRADATDYRAVYEGNGWHVIEIDGNDHAQIRQAIRDGQAETGRPTLIIGHSLIAKGSVSMEGSFKTHGEPLPPEEIAATKKALGLPPDETFRCPAEAVSAFQERFPQLRAAVHAWQAGLEAKLANDPDFRSAWNVCTRERESLTFKWPSFKPGEKMATRKAWGSCLDTLVEQLPNFVGGSADLDPSNQTAGFRDTVGIFDKDNQAGRGMCFGVREFPMGAIANGIALHGGLIPFTATFLTFSDYMRNSVRMSALQKLGVLHVYTHDSFYLGEDGPTHQSIEHVASLRLIPDLFVLRPADAHETAACLEIALTRGEGPCCLCLTRQGLPTMDPAKLPALKDGPKKGGYVLSDCEGTPDVIIIATGSEVSLAVEAASQLEGLKTRIVSMPCVELFEKQDAAYKASVIPDGARLYVAAEAGRPEGWYRYVGKDGLILGIDHFGHSAPGNVLAEKYGFTPANLARLIRERLA; this is translated from the coding sequence ATGGACACCACCGCGCTCGTCAACGTCGTCAAAGGCCTGGTCATGGACGCCCCCCGCAAGGCCAACTCGGGCCATTCCGGCGGGGCCATGTCCTCCGCGGACTACGCCGTCATCCTTTTCAGCGAGTTCCTGAAATACAACCCGGACGACCCGACCTGGGCCGACCGCGACCGCTTCGTGCTCTCCGCGGGCCACGAGTCCGCCCTGCTCTACAGCCTGCTGCACCTGGCGGGCTTCCTCCCCATGGAGGAGCTGAAGAACTTCCGCCAGTTCGGCTCCAAGACCCCGGGCCACCCCGAGTGCGACCTGACCCCGGGCGTGGAGGCCACCACCGGCCCCCTCGGCCAGGGCTTCGCCATGGCCGTGGGCATGGCCGCTGCGGAGGCCCACCAGCGCGCCGTGCTGGGCGAGGACGTCTGCAACCACTACGTCTACGCCCTGGCTTCCGACGGCGACATGCAGGAGCCCATCTCCTTCGGCGCCTCGAGCCTGGCCGCGGTCTGGGGCCTGGGCCACCTGATCGTCTACTTCGACGCAAACAGCGCCCAGCTCGCCGGCCCGACCTCGCGCGCGGACGCCACCGACTACCGCGCGGTCTACGAGGGCAACGGCTGGCACGTCATCGAGATCGACGGCAACGACCACGCCCAGATCCGTCAGGCCATCCGCGACGGCCAGGCCGAGACCGGACGGCCCACGCTGATCATCGGCCACTCGCTCATCGCCAAGGGCTCGGTTTCCATGGAAGGCAGCTTCAAGACCCACGGCGAGCCCCTGCCGCCCGAGGAGATCGCGGCCACCAAGAAGGCCCTGGGCCTGCCGCCGGACGAGACCTTCCGGTGCCCGGCCGAGGCCGTGTCCGCCTTCCAGGAGCGCTTCCCGCAGCTGCGCGCCGCGGTCCACGCCTGGCAGGCCGGACTCGAGGCCAAGCTCGCGAACGATCCCGACTTCCGCAGCGCCTGGAACGTCTGCACGCGCGAGCGCGAGAGCCTGACCTTCAAGTGGCCCTCGTTCAAGCCGGGCGAGAAGATGGCCACGCGCAAGGCCTGGGGCTCCTGCCTCGATACGCTCGTCGAACAGCTGCCCAACTTCGTGGGCGGCTCGGCCGACCTCGACCCCTCCAACCAGACGGCGGGGTTCCGCGACACCGTGGGCATCTTCGACAAGGACAACCAGGCCGGGCGCGGCATGTGCTTCGGCGTGCGCGAGTTCCCCATGGGCGCCATCGCCAACGGCATCGCCCTGCACGGCGGACTCATCCCCTTCACGGCCACCTTCCTGACCTTCTCGGACTACATGCGCAACTCCGTGCGCATGTCCGCGCTGCAGAAGCTCGGCGTGCTGCACGTCTACACCCACGACTCGTTCTACCTCGGCGAGGACGGCCCCACGCACCAGTCCATCGAGCACGTGGCCAGCCTGCGCCTGATCCCGGACCTCTTCGTCCTGCGTCCGGCCGACGCCCATGAGACGGCGGCCTGCCTCGAGATCGCGCTCACGCGCGGCGAAGGGCCCTGCTGCCTGTGCCTGACGCGCCAGGGGCTGCCGACCATGGACCCGGCCAAGCTGCCCGCGCTGAAGGACGGTCCGAAAAAGGGCGGCTACGTGCTCTCCGACTGCGAGGGCACGCCCGACGTGATCATCATCGCCACCGGCTCCGAGGTTTCGCTGGCCGTCGAGGCCGCGTCGCAGCTCGAGGGCCTCAAGACGCGCATCGTCTCCATGCCCTGCGTGGAGCTCTTCGAGAAGCAGGACGCCGCCTACAAGGCCTCGGTCATTCCGGACGGCGCCAGGCTCTACGTCGCGGCCGAGGCCGGACGTCCCGAAGGCTGGTACCGCTACGTGGGCAAGGACGGACTCATCCTCGGCATCGACCACTTCGGCCACAGCGCCCCGGGCAACGTCCTGGCCGAGAAGTACGGCTTCACCCCCGCGAACCTGGCCCGACTGATCCGCGAGCGCCTCGCCTAA
- a CDS encoding 2-oxoacid:acceptor oxidoreductase subunit alpha yields MSDVNICIGGEAGQGLVTVGSLAAKALVRSGYSINVQQDYLSRVRGGHNTYRIRFGPGEILAPREEVDVLVCLAPETYHLFREKLSPRAVVVAGDDMGVDWPRVFRVPWRELADKPLYENTVALGILASAICLDMGLLEELMADTFHKKGDEVVAENVEILRRAFAWKDKQGSLFECPEPAEGRRGRLTMNGNEAVALGAMAAGCSFCSFYPMTPATSVVLGLIAHSAETGVVVEQAEDELAAVNMALGASYAGARAMTATSGGGLSLMCEGISLCGMIEQPLVVVVAMRPGPATGLPTRTEQADLNLVLHAGHGEFPRAILAPGSVEQCFSLTHRAFGLAEKWQGPVFVLTDQYQADCARAVEPFDLSALPELPGPVLAPEDPASYERFAWNPESGVSERAVPGLSEALVVVDSDEHTPDGHITEDHAVRVRMNNKRNMKLCGLFAEIEPPEYTGDAAPELLLVCWGSTRGAALEAASRLRDEGRRSAVLHFSQVYPLNPAHFMPFFEKAGEVVCVEGNYGGQFAKLIERESGYRTDRLLLRYDGLPFTAEYILAGLRELA; encoded by the coding sequence ATGTCCGACGTCAACATCTGCATCGGCGGCGAGGCGGGGCAGGGGCTGGTCACGGTCGGCAGCCTCGCGGCCAAGGCCCTGGTCCGTTCGGGCTACTCCATCAACGTCCAGCAGGACTACCTCTCGCGCGTCCGCGGGGGGCACAACACATACCGCATCCGCTTCGGTCCCGGCGAGATCCTCGCTCCGCGCGAGGAGGTGGACGTGCTCGTCTGCCTGGCGCCCGAGACCTACCATCTCTTCCGCGAGAAGCTCTCGCCCCGCGCCGTGGTCGTGGCGGGAGACGACATGGGCGTGGACTGGCCGCGCGTCTTCCGCGTGCCCTGGCGCGAACTGGCGGACAAGCCCCTGTACGAGAACACCGTGGCGCTCGGCATCCTGGCCTCGGCCATCTGTCTGGACATGGGGCTGCTCGAGGAGCTCATGGCCGACACCTTCCACAAGAAGGGCGATGAGGTGGTGGCCGAGAACGTGGAGATCCTGCGCCGCGCCTTCGCCTGGAAGGACAAGCAGGGCTCGCTCTTCGAATGCCCCGAGCCGGCCGAGGGCAGGCGCGGCCGCCTGACCATGAACGGCAACGAGGCCGTGGCGCTCGGCGCCATGGCCGCGGGCTGCTCGTTCTGCTCCTTCTATCCCATGACCCCGGCCACCTCCGTGGTTCTCGGCCTCATCGCCCACAGCGCGGAGACCGGCGTGGTCGTGGAGCAGGCGGAGGACGAGCTGGCGGCCGTGAACATGGCGCTCGGCGCCTCTTACGCGGGGGCCAGGGCCATGACCGCGACCTCGGGCGGCGGGTTGTCGCTGATGTGCGAGGGCATCTCGCTGTGCGGGATGATCGAGCAGCCCCTGGTGGTGGTCGTGGCCATGCGGCCGGGACCGGCCACGGGCCTGCCCACGCGCACCGAGCAGGCGGACCTGAACCTGGTCCTCCATGCCGGACACGGCGAATTCCCCCGCGCGATCCTCGCTCCCGGCTCGGTGGAGCAGTGCTTCTCCCTCACGCACAGGGCCTTCGGCCTGGCCGAGAAGTGGCAGGGGCCGGTCTTCGTGCTCACGGACCAGTACCAGGCGGATTGCGCCCGGGCCGTGGAGCCCTTCGACCTCTCCGCCCTGCCGGAGCTGCCCGGGCCGGTGCTCGCGCCCGAGGACCCCGCGTCCTACGAGCGCTTCGCCTGGAACCCGGAGAGCGGCGTCTCGGAGCGGGCCGTGCCCGGCCTCTCCGAGGCCCTGGTGGTGGTGGATTCGGACGAGCACACGCCGGACGGGCACATCACCGAGGACCACGCCGTGCGCGTGCGCATGAACAACAAGCGCAACATGAAGCTCTGCGGACTGTTCGCGGAGATCGAGCCGCCCGAGTACACGGGCGACGCGGCTCCGGAACTGCTTCTCGTCTGCTGGGGCTCCACGCGGGGCGCGGCGCTCGAGGCCGCCTCGCGGCTGCGCGACGAGGGCAGGCGCTCGGCCGTGCTGCACTTCTCCCAGGTCTACCCGCTGAACCCGGCCCACTTCATGCCCTTCTTCGAGAAGGCGGGAGAGGTGGTCTGCGTGGAGGGCAACTACGGCGGGCAGTTCGCGAAGCTCATCGAACGCGAGAGCGGCTACAGGACGGACAGGCTGCTCCTGCGCTACGACGGCCTGCCCTTCACCGCCGAGTACATCCTGGCCGGGCTGCGCGAGCTGGCCTGA
- the glpX gene encoding class II fructose-bisphosphatase, giving the protein MEAPTKNLALDLVRVTEAAALASARWLGRGDKESGDKAAVDAMRKSFAALDIQGTVIIGEGEKDDAPMLYNGEKLGSGTGARVDVAVDPVEGTNLLAYGRPNAISVVGVAPAGAMFNPGPSFYMKKLVAPWEARNAIDIEAPVKDNLLKISKALGKDVDDLTVFILDKPRHAKIIQEIRAAGARIALHTDGDITGSLMAVDPRNEIDVMMGTGGTPEGVLSAVAIRIMGGAMQAKLDPQKADEKAAIIEAGIDTRPVYSVTDLVKSDDLFFAATGITGGSFLGAVKFSGRGATTHSLSMRGLTGTVRYIDAVHDFTRLMKVSNVPYD; this is encoded by the coding sequence ATGGAAGCCCCGACAAAGAACCTGGCCCTCGATCTCGTGCGCGTGACCGAGGCCGCCGCCCTCGCCTCGGCCCGCTGGCTGGGCAGGGGTGACAAGGAGTCCGGCGACAAAGCCGCCGTGGACGCCATGCGCAAGAGCTTCGCCGCCCTGGACATCCAGGGCACGGTGATCATCGGCGAGGGCGAGAAGGACGACGCGCCGATGCTCTACAACGGGGAAAAGCTCGGCAGCGGCACCGGCGCCCGCGTGGACGTGGCCGTGGACCCGGTCGAAGGCACCAACCTCCTGGCCTACGGCCGCCCCAACGCCATCTCCGTGGTCGGCGTGGCGCCCGCGGGCGCGATGTTCAACCCCGGGCCGAGCTTCTACATGAAGAAGCTGGTGGCGCCCTGGGAGGCCCGCAACGCCATCGACATCGAGGCCCCGGTCAAGGACAACCTGCTGAAGATCAGCAAGGCGCTCGGCAAGGACGTGGACGACCTCACGGTCTTTATCCTGGACAAGCCGCGCCACGCCAAGATCATCCAGGAGATCCGCGCCGCGGGCGCGCGCATCGCCCTGCACACGGACGGCGACATCACCGGCTCGCTCATGGCCGTGGACCCGCGCAACGAGATCGACGTGATGATGGGCACGGGCGGCACGCCCGAGGGCGTGCTCTCGGCCGTGGCCATCCGCATCATGGGCGGCGCCATGCAGGCCAAGCTCGACCCGCAGAAGGCCGACGAGAAGGCCGCGATCATCGAGGCCGGCATCGACACGCGGCCGGTCTACTCGGTCACCGATCTGGTCAAGAGCGACGACCTCTTCTTCGCGGCCACGGGCATCACCGGCGGGTCGTTCCTCGGCGCGGTGAAGTTCTCCGGACGCGGCGCGACCACGCACTCCCTGTCCATGCGCGGCCTGACCGGCACGGTGCGCTACATCGACGCGGTGCATGACTTCACCCGGCTGATGAAGGTCTCCAACGTCCCCTACGATTAG